The window TACCTAAAGGTGCATCCTTTCAAACTCAATCTTTGTGGGGATCAATTGGTTGGGCGACTCCTGCTGCATTAGGTGCAGCCTTAGCATCTCCCTCTCGTCGTATTATTTTAATAACCGGTGAAGGTGCTCATCAATTAACTATGCAAGAAATTAGTCAATTTGCACGATTCGGATTAAAACCTATTATTTTTGTTCTAAATAACGATGGCTACCTTATCGAGCGACTATTTTGTCGAGAACCTGAATATTATTATAACGATGTTGCTAAATGGAATTATGCACAACTACCTTCGGCACTTGGGTGTGATGATTGGTATTGTAAAAAAGTAACAACCTGCGAGGAACTCAATGACACCTTACTGCATATTGAAACTCTAGAGACCGCAGCTTACATTGAAATAATTACCGATCGGTATGATGCATCAAAATATTTGGTGAAAATGGGAGAAGCGATTACCTCCATATATTAACTAGATTATTTGTAATTAGCTCCGCCATCTAAAATGGCGTGAGCTATTAGAAATACAATTACGTTATATTTAATTTATACCCATCAATTTCTTAGTTTTATATGCAGTATCTGATGAGGTCACGCCATTTTTATAAGCAACAATGTCGGCCATTATCGCTAAAGCAATTTCAGGTGGTGTTTTGCTACCTATCGGAATACCAATGGGGGCATGGATACGCTCTATTTCCTCTTCCGTCATCCCACCGGATGCGATAAGCCGTTCACGACGGCGAGCACTCGTTCTTACTGACCCCATTGCACCAATGTAAAAAGCATCTGTATTAACCGACTCCATCAGTGTTAAATCATCAATTCGGGGATCATGGGTTAAGGAAACAATGGCAGTATTTGGAGAACAACCTTGTTCTTCTAAATAGCGAGCGGGAAATAAAGAAACAACCTCAACTTGAGGTGGAATTTGTGGTGCAAACCGCGCTAGTTCGTCTTCTCGGTGATCGCAAATAATGACCTCAAACCCTAATGTTAAGGCAAAATTAGCGCAATAAGCTCCGACGGTAGAAATTCCTGCAATAATTAACCGAGGAGGAGCCGCAATATATAGCTGAATTTTATCACCATCACGTTCTATCTGTGTTGGTTGCTCTGATTTATTAGCTATATGAATTTCACCGCTCTGCGGCAAGGTGACTTTCTTGATAATCGCCGAATAACCCAATAGCGCATTTTGGATCTCAACAAGGTAATGAAGCGATTTTTCATTATTGGGTAAATATTCAATCAAAACATCTAAGCTGCCATCACAGGGCAAGTTGACTTTAGTTTCAATCCCACCTCTTCCATAGCGAACAACTTGGCTGCGACTAACATAATCAATATTTTTGATTCGTTGAATAAAATCCTCTTCAATGCAGCCACCAGAAAGCGAGCCTACATATTGGCCATTCTGTTTTGCAACCAGCAAGGAGCCAGGACTTCTAGGCGAAGAGCCATAAGTATTCAATACCGTACATAACCAAACTGGCTGCTCTTTTATCCAATCAACAGCTTGGGAGATAACAAAAACATCTTCACGCAACATATTTGTTCCTTACTCGTTATCAACACTTGGATAATCAATATCTTTCACAACATTTTCATCATTTATGTCTAGTTTATAGACAAAATTATTCTGTAATATTGATTTTGCCCCTTCATCTCCAGACAATTTAATTAAATCTGAATAATATTTTGCAGATATTCCCACAGGATGTCCCGGCAAGCCATTATATACTGGCCTTACTAATGTATATTGTTTTAATTTATTCGCTACACGGATAAATAAATGGCTA is drawn from Providencia huaxiensis and contains these coding sequences:
- a CDS encoding XdhC family protein; the encoded protein is MLREDVFVISQAVDWIKEQPVWLCTVLNTYGSSPRSPGSLLVAKQNGQYVGSLSGGCIEEDFIQRIKNIDYVSRSQVVRYGRGGIETKVNLPCDGSLDVLIEYLPNNEKSLHYLVEIQNALLGYSAIIKKVTLPQSGEIHIANKSEQPTQIERDGDKIQLYIAAPPRLIIAGISTVGAYCANFALTLGFEVIICDHREDELARFAPQIPPQVEVVSLFPARYLEEQGCSPNTAIVSLTHDPRIDDLTLMESVNTDAFYIGAMGSVRTSARRRERLIASGGMTEEEIERIHAPIGIPIGSKTPPEIALAIMADIVAYKNGVTSSDTAYKTKKLMGIN